The Xenorhabdus doucetiae genome has a window encoding:
- a CDS encoding cache domain-containing protein, with the protein MYNDRHAERAKRILDDILVTAQQVTATLADKTARLLSGLPLYHAEGVRLAQEQRGALQKHIHDVLRNNAWCNGAGFASYAVTKTVGEEGGYWTLEWWRQEGNTIQHAQLEHNQEQRRRLDFRLFEWFRQPAHRHLPVIDGPYVDYVCNGAYTITIAHPVLIDEKFAGVAAVDMLVSTLDRLLLPTLGAIGKPALIINHDARVVTSTVPGVRSGSLLKSQGVNRLADGEVPSLRLVILPSSHTESHRAFGC; encoded by the coding sequence ATGTACAACGATAGACACGCAGAACGAGCCAAACGCATTCTGGACGATATTCTGGTTACTGCGCAGCAGGTTACCGCGACTCTGGCGGATAAGACCGCGCGTCTTTTATCGGGGCTGCCTTTGTATCACGCAGAAGGCGTCCGTTTGGCACAGGAGCAACGCGGCGCATTACAAAAACATATCCACGATGTACTGCGTAACAACGCTTGGTGTAATGGGGCGGGATTTGCCAGCTATGCGGTAACAAAGACGGTTGGGGAGGAGGGCGGTTACTGGACGCTGGAGTGGTGGCGACAGGAAGGGAATACCATTCAACATGCGCAGCTAGAACACAATCAGGAACAGCGCAGGCGCCTGGATTTCCGGTTGTTTGAGTGGTTCCGGCAGCCCGCCCACCGCCATCTTCCCGTCATTGACGGTCCTTATGTGGATTATGTCTGCAACGGCGCTTACACGATTACGATAGCCCACCCGGTACTTATTGATGAAAAGTTTGCTGGTGTTGCGGCAGTGGATATGCTGGTTTCGACACTGGATCGGTTACTTCTGCCAACCTTGGGCGCTATCGGTAAGCCTGCATTGATTATTAATCATGATGCGCGAGTCGTAACTTCGACCGTGCCGGGCGTACGTTCAGGTTCGTTATTGAAAAGCCAAGGCGTTAACCGGTTGGCCGATGGCGAAGTGCCTTCACTGCGTCTGGTGATCCTGCCGTCATCACACACTGAATCACACAGGGCGTTTGGCTGTTGA
- a CDS encoding 4-aminobutyrate--2-oxoglutarate transaminase gives MTESMLAKRRSAAIAKGVGVTTQVYVERAENAEIWDAQGQRYIDFAAGIAVVNTGHCHPRVIAAAREQLEQFTHTCHQVVPYENYVALAERLNRLVPGHFVKKTVFVTTGAEAVENAVKIARAATGRSGVVAFSGAFHGRTFLGMSLTGKVAPYKMGFGPLVSDVYHVPFPVELHGISVEQTLNALENLFRTDIEPTRVAAIIIEPVQGEGGFYPAPAELLESLRDIADRYGIVLIADEIQTGFARTGKLFAMEHHQVAADLTTMAKGLAGGFPLAAVTGRAELMDAVVPGGLGGTYGGNPVAIAASHAVLDVIEEEKLAARATQLGERLTQYLHELRPRVPQIADVRGFGLMIAVEFHRAGSQEPDADFTNAVRQKALERGLILLTCGVHSNVIRFLPPLTIQDDVFDEALNILKSVLLDLNGKEGK, from the coding sequence ATGACTGAATCTATGTTAGCGAAAAGGCGCAGTGCAGCTATTGCAAAAGGCGTTGGGGTGACCACTCAAGTCTATGTTGAGCGTGCGGAAAATGCGGAAATCTGGGATGCTCAGGGGCAACGTTATATCGATTTTGCCGCCGGTATCGCCGTGGTGAATACCGGCCACTGTCATCCGCGCGTCATTGCCGCAGCCAGGGAGCAGTTGGAACAGTTTACCCATACCTGTCATCAAGTCGTGCCTTATGAAAATTATGTCGCGCTGGCCGAACGGCTGAACCGTCTGGTGCCGGGCCATTTTGTGAAAAAAACCGTCTTTGTCACCACCGGGGCTGAGGCAGTCGAAAATGCCGTCAAAATCGCGCGTGCGGCTACCGGGCGTAGTGGTGTGGTGGCTTTCAGCGGCGCTTTTCATGGCCGTACTTTCCTTGGGATGTCATTAACCGGCAAAGTCGCGCCGTACAAAATGGGATTCGGCCCGCTGGTCAGCGATGTTTATCATGTCCCATTCCCGGTAGAACTGCACGGTATCAGCGTGGAACAGACGTTGAACGCGCTGGAAAATCTCTTTAGAACCGATATTGAACCCACGCGCGTCGCGGCCATCATCATCGAACCGGTGCAGGGAGAAGGTGGTTTCTATCCTGCCCCTGCCGAGCTTCTTGAATCCCTGCGCGACATTGCCGATCGTTACGGCATTGTATTGATTGCCGATGAGATCCAGACCGGTTTCGCGCGCACGGGCAAACTGTTTGCCATGGAGCATCATCAGGTTGCGGCCGATCTGACCACGATGGCAAAAGGTCTGGCGGGAGGATTTCCGCTGGCGGCGGTAACGGGACGCGCAGAACTGATGGATGCGGTGGTGCCGGGGGGTCTGGGAGGTACTTATGGCGGGAATCCGGTGGCGATAGCGGCGAGTCATGCGGTGCTGGATGTGATCGAAGAAGAGAAGCTGGCGGCGCGTGCGACGCAGTTAGGCGAGCGGCTAACACAATATCTGCATGAACTGCGGCCGCGTGTTCCGCAGATCGCCGATGTGCGTGGGTTTGGGCTGATGATTGCGGTGGAGTTTCACCGTGCGGGCAGTCAGGAACCCGATGCTGACTTTACCAACGCGGTGCGCCAGAAAGCGCTGGAGCGTGGCCTGATCCTGTTGACGTGCGGTGTGCATAGTAACGTGATCCGTTTCCTGCCACCGCTGACAATACAAGATGATGTTTTTGACGAAGCGCTCAACATTCTGAAATCGGTACTGCTTGATCTGAACGGTAAAGAGGGAAAGTAG
- a CDS encoding DUF805 domain-containing protein, whose protein sequence is MYWYLNALKNYTCFRGRAPRKEFWYFVLFQILAVLIISFLERRFAVANPEVYMGWFSAIYLLLTFLPALAVNARRLHDINYSAWWLLLHLIPFVGTVILLILAALKGPAGSNKYGAENRIYSQGNTSDQVNG, encoded by the coding sequence ATGTACTGGTATTTGAATGCATTAAAGAATTATACTTGCTTTCGTGGGAGAGCCCCACGTAAAGAGTTCTGGTATTTCGTTCTGTTTCAGATTCTGGCTGTTCTTATCATTTCTTTCCTGGAAAGGCGGTTTGCTGTTGCCAATCCTGAAGTTTACATGGGGTGGTTCAGCGCTATCTATCTGCTACTCACATTTTTGCCAGCGCTGGCGGTAAATGCCCGCCGTCTGCACGATATTAACTATAGCGCCTGGTGGCTACTGTTACATCTTATTCCGTTTGTCGGCACGGTTATCTTATTGATCCTCGCCGCCCTGAAAGGGCCGGCGGGCAGCAATAAATACGGTGCAGAAAACAGGATTTACTCACAAGGAAATACTTCGGACCAGGTTAACGGGTAA
- a CDS encoding NAD(P)/FAD-dependent oxidoreductase produces MAINRRDFISTTAATLAGAGVLSSLLPTTSLLARTLTAVDASAVNIDQLRPRMLQDAQYRTSRLGLDPRIWNWHRDMAAIAMPANYYEASLADWPAFGSFLREQRCEVVVVGGGLLGASTALHLAEAGVDVILVEKDHIGSGASGRNGGQMTPGIARWAAETILEKFSPDEAKRLWRFASVEAMDLVDELRERYGFECDRKYGHITAAIHPGHMGPLVANADARRRLGDTAVKVIGPYELQEEYVRSGIYHGANIDNIGGQVQPLALLRGLIYGFARLGGRVYDGTQVKGIRQDAGSAIIETEQGVIRASKAVVLGVHGATKKFISGSSTTVPFFTYVAVTPPLPVDINALIPSGLPVYDTQLQIDYYRPVRDNRLLFGGQGTGNSWSPRDVNNYLLDRIRTVFPQLEQPELEYSWGGISDLTLNGATDARKSDDSVPVYMVHGWSGHGVAQTVRIGKAISDDFTGRNHDFTMLTRIEHSSIPLGSYLSPMAIPLIKGALGVISTLNPAEMVSF; encoded by the coding sequence ATGGCAATAAACAGAAGAGATTTTATCTCTACGACTGCCGCAACCCTTGCAGGAGCTGGCGTACTTTCATCTCTACTTCCCACCACCTCGTTGCTCGCCCGAACCTTAACTGCGGTCGATGCTTCGGCTGTCAATATTGATCAACTCCGGCCGAGGATGTTGCAGGATGCACAGTACAGAACCAGTCGGTTGGGGTTGGACCCGCGCATCTGGAACTGGCATAGAGACATGGCTGCCATCGCCATGCCAGCCAACTATTATGAGGCCTCCCTGGCTGATTGGCCGGCTTTTGGCAGCTTTCTCAGAGAGCAACGTTGTGAGGTTGTCGTCGTTGGTGGTGGTTTGCTGGGGGCTTCCACTGCGCTGCATCTTGCAGAAGCAGGCGTGGATGTGATTCTGGTTGAAAAAGATCACATTGGTTCAGGAGCCTCTGGCCGTAATGGCGGGCAGATGACCCCCGGTATTGCTCGTTGGGCAGCCGAAACAATACTGGAAAAATTTTCACCCGATGAGGCCAAACGTTTATGGCGTTTTGCCTCGGTTGAAGCGATGGATCTGGTGGATGAACTCCGGGAGCGTTACGGTTTTGAATGTGACCGCAAATATGGTCATATTACCGCAGCGATACATCCGGGTCATATGGGGCCATTGGTAGCGAATGCTGATGCGCGGCGCCGTCTGGGAGATACAGCGGTGAAGGTTATCGGGCCATACGAATTGCAGGAAGAGTATGTGCGTTCGGGGATCTATCATGGTGCTAATATCGATAACATTGGCGGACAGGTTCAGCCTTTGGCGCTGCTGCGAGGCCTGATTTATGGCTTTGCCAGACTGGGTGGGCGAGTCTATGACGGCACACAAGTGAAGGGCATCAGGCAGGATGCCGGTAGTGCGATCATAGAAACTGAGCAGGGAGTGATCAGGGCGAGTAAAGCCGTGGTACTGGGCGTGCATGGCGCGACCAAGAAATTTATCTCCGGCTCTTCCACGACCGTACCTTTTTTCACTTATGTGGCAGTCACTCCGCCGTTGCCCGTGGATATCAACGCGCTGATCCCGTCAGGTCTGCCGGTCTACGATACACAGTTACAGATAGACTATTATCGTCCGGTGCGTGATAACCGTCTGCTGTTTGGTGGACAGGGCACCGGCAACTCTTGGTCACCGCGCGATGTGAACAACTATTTGCTGGATCGTATCAGAACCGTGTTCCCGCAACTGGAACAACCCGAATTGGAATATTCTTGGGGCGGGATCAGCGATTTGACCCTGAACGGTGCCACTGATGCCCGCAAAAGCGATGACAGTGTTCCTGTGTATATGGTGCATGGCTGGAGCGGTCATGGCGTGGCGCAGACGGTGCGCATTGGCAAGGCCATCAGTGACGATTTCACCGGACGCAATCACGACTTTACTATGCTTACCCGTATTGAGCACTCAAGTATTCCGCTGGGTTCCTATCTCTCCCCGATGGCGATCCCATTAATTAAAGGCGCTTTGGGCGTGATAAGCACGCTTAATCCGGCCGAGATGGTTTCGTTTTGA
- a CDS encoding 2-dehydro-3-deoxygalactonokinase, with amino-acid sequence MTLRYIAIDWGSTNLRAWLFDNNACLDKRQSAAGITKLKGISPLAVLTEITTGWRDSNTPVIMAGMIGSNAGWKIAPYLPCPVAFTAIGQQLMPVTEQVWIVPGLSIEREDNINVMRGEETQLLGACHFAPSSLYVMPGTHCKWVTADRSNILDFRTVMTGELHHVLLQHSLVGAGLPEQQTNTDIFNAGLLRGIENPALLPQLFEVRAAHVLKALPAEFISEFLSGLLIGHEVATMTKQVARDTKASTHPMTIVGNPALAARYQAAFNHLQLSTQQVEGDTAFLAGIRSIAHALAN; translated from the coding sequence ATGACACTCCGCTACATCGCTATAGACTGGGGTTCCACCAATTTGCGTGCCTGGCTTTTCGACAATAATGCCTGTCTGGATAAACGTCAATCAGCAGCCGGTATTACCAAATTGAAGGGAATTTCACCGCTGGCGGTGTTAACGGAAATCACAACAGGCTGGCGTGACTCTAACACGCCGGTCATCATGGCGGGCATGATAGGCAGTAATGCCGGCTGGAAAATTGCGCCTTATTTGCCGTGTCCTGTGGCTTTTACAGCGATTGGTCAACAATTGATGCCGGTTACCGAACAGGTGTGGATTGTCCCCGGCCTGAGTATTGAACGCGAAGACAATATTAATGTCATGAGAGGTGAAGAAACTCAGCTTCTCGGTGCCTGCCACTTTGCTCCCTCCTCTTTGTATGTGATGCCGGGTACGCATTGCAAATGGGTGACGGCAGACCGCTCAAACATTTTGGATTTTCGTACCGTTATGACGGGGGAACTGCATCATGTTTTATTGCAGCACTCTCTGGTCGGGGCTGGGTTACCGGAACAGCAAACCAATACGGATATTTTTAACGCAGGGTTACTACGTGGTATTGAAAACCCGGCATTGTTACCACAACTTTTTGAAGTCCGGGCTGCTCATGTCTTAAAAGCCTTGCCTGCCGAGTTTATCAGTGAATTTTTGTCTGGATTATTGATTGGTCATGAAGTTGCCACCATGACGAAACAGGTCGCCCGCGACACAAAAGCATCTACTCATCCTATGACTATCGTAGGCAATCCTGCGTTGGCAGCGCGTTATCAGGCAGCCTTTAATCATCTCCAATTATCGACTCAGCAAGTTGAAGGTGATACTGCCTTTCTTGCAGGTATAAGGAGTATTGCCCATGCACTGGCAAACTAA
- a CDS encoding 2-dehydro-3-deoxy-6-phosphogalactonate aldolase, producing the protein MHWQTNLPLIAILRGITPSEITLHIEALLEAGFDTIEIPLNSPDWENSIPAMVKTYGDSALIGAGTVLTPKQVEQLALMGCKLIVTPNTHPAVIRRAVGYGMTVCAGCATATEAFAALDAGAQSLKIFPSVAFGPAYIKALKAVLPADIPVFAVGGVTPENLPVWLTAGCLGAGLGSDLYRAGQPVSRTREKAAAFVKAYREAMQ; encoded by the coding sequence ATGCACTGGCAAACTAATCTTCCCCTTATTGCTATCTTGCGGGGGATCACGCCATCAGAGATCACTCTTCATATTGAGGCCTTGCTTGAAGCGGGATTTGATACTATCGAAATTCCCCTGAATTCGCCTGATTGGGAAAACAGTATTCCCGCGATGGTTAAAACGTATGGTGATAGCGCACTGATTGGAGCCGGCACGGTGCTGACACCAAAGCAGGTTGAACAACTTGCCCTGATGGGATGCAAACTGATCGTAACGCCCAATACCCACCCTGCCGTGATCCGCCGGGCTGTGGGTTACGGTATGACCGTTTGTGCGGGTTGTGCGACGGCCACAGAAGCTTTTGCGGCACTCGATGCAGGGGCGCAATCATTAAAAATCTTTCCCTCCGTCGCATTTGGCCCGGCTTATATCAAAGCCCTCAAAGCCGTCTTGCCCGCTGATATCCCCGTCTTTGCGGTGGGCGGTGTGACGCCCGAAAATTTGCCGGTTTGGTTAACCGCAGGTTGTTTAGGCGCGGGGTTGGGCAGTGATTTGTATCGCGCGGGGCAACCTGTCAGCCGTACCAGAGAAAAAGCCGCTGCATTTGTTAAGGCGTACAGGGAGGCAATGCAATGA
- the dgoD gene encoding galactonate dehydratase — MKITKLTTYRLPPRWMFLKIETDEGIVGWGEPVIEGKVRTVETAVHELGEALIGQDPARINDLWQVMYRGGFYRGGPILMSAIAGIDQALWDIKGKVLNAPVWQLLGGLVRDKIKAYSWVGGDRPAAIIAGIESLRKMGFDTFKLNGCEELSLIDNARKVDTAVSIVAEIRETFGHQIEFGLDFHGRVSAPMAKVLIHELEPYRPLFIEEPVLAEQAEYYPRLAAQTHIPIAAGERMFSRFEFKRVLETGGVSILQPDLSHAGGITECYKIASMAEAYDVGLAPHCPLGPIALAACLHIDFVSRNAIFQEQSMGIHYNQGAELLDFVKNKNDFDMTGGNFSPLTKPGLGVEIDEEHVILRSQNVADWRNPLWRHADGSVAEW; from the coding sequence ATGAAAATCACGAAACTCACGACCTATCGTTTGCCGCCGCGTTGGATGTTTTTGAAAATTGAAACCGATGAAGGAATTGTTGGCTGGGGGGAACCTGTCATTGAAGGGAAAGTCCGCACCGTTGAAACGGCCGTTCATGAGTTAGGGGAAGCTCTTATTGGTCAGGACCCAGCCAGAATTAATGACTTGTGGCAGGTGATGTATCGGGGAGGGTTCTATCGCGGCGGGCCGATCCTGATGAGCGCGATTGCCGGCATTGATCAGGCACTTTGGGATATCAAAGGTAAAGTTTTAAATGCGCCGGTCTGGCAATTACTGGGGGGCTTGGTGCGGGACAAAATCAAAGCCTACAGTTGGGTGGGAGGCGATCGTCCGGCAGCTATTATTGCCGGGATAGAAAGTTTGCGCAAAATGGGTTTTGATACTTTCAAGCTCAACGGTTGCGAGGAGCTGAGTCTTATAGACAATGCCCGGAAAGTGGATACCGCGGTCAGTATAGTGGCCGAGATCCGGGAAACGTTTGGCCATCAGATTGAATTCGGGCTTGATTTTCATGGGCGCGTAAGTGCACCGATGGCTAAGGTGCTGATACATGAACTTGAGCCATACCGGCCTCTTTTTATTGAGGAGCCTGTTTTGGCAGAACAAGCAGAATATTATCCTCGCCTTGCTGCTCAAACGCATATTCCTATTGCAGCGGGAGAACGGATGTTTTCCCGCTTTGAGTTTAAGCGTGTTCTGGAGACGGGAGGCGTGTCTATTCTGCAACCGGATCTCTCCCACGCCGGGGGTATTACTGAGTGCTACAAGATAGCATCAATGGCCGAAGCCTATGATGTCGGGCTGGCACCGCACTGTCCGCTTGGGCCGATTGCACTGGCGGCTTGCCTGCATATCGATTTTGTTTCCCGCAATGCGATTTTCCAGGAACAGAGTATGGGGATCCATTATAACCAAGGTGCAGAGCTCCTGGATTTTGTCAAAAATAAAAATGACTTCGATATGACGGGTGGCAACTTTTCTCCTCTGACAAAACCGGGATTAGGGGTTGAAATTGATGAAGAACACGTCATTCTCCGCAGCCAAAATGTTGCTGACTGGCGCAATCCGCTGTGGCGTCATGCAGATGGTTCTGTCGCCGAGTGGTAA
- a CDS encoding MFS transporter — MQMVLSPSGNPRHPLEISVMRTKPTRRRYLTLAMIFVTVVICYIDRANLAVASAHIQEEFAISEAKMGYIFSAFAWLYTLCQIPGGWFLDRMGSRVTYFIAILGWSVATLLQGFATGLLSLIGLRAITGIFETPTFPANNRIVTSWFPEQERASAVGFYTSGQFVGLAFLTPALIWIEEILSWHWVFIITGGIGMIWSFIWIKVYQPPLKSKGINQPELDYIRNGGGLVDGDAAVEKKDRISLTKKDWKLMCHRKLLGVYLGQFSVASTLWFFLTWFPNYLMQEKGITALKAGFMTTVPFLAAFAGVLLSGWVADKLVKQGYSLGVARKTPIICGLLISICIVGANYTNEPMLIMLLMALAFFGNGFASITWSLVSSLAPVHLIGLTGGIFNFVGGLGGITVPLVVGYLAQGYGFAPALVYISVVALIGALSYIFLVGEVKRVS; from the coding sequence ATGCAGATGGTTCTGTCGCCGAGTGGTAATCCACGGCACCCACTGGAGATTTCTGTTATGAGGACAAAACCTACACGCCGTCGTTACTTGACCTTAGCGATGATCTTCGTGACCGTCGTTATCTGCTATATCGATAGGGCAAACCTCGCCGTTGCATCCGCCCATATTCAGGAAGAATTTGCTATCAGTGAAGCCAAGATGGGATACATTTTCTCTGCTTTTGCCTGGTTATACACCCTCTGTCAAATTCCCGGTGGTTGGTTTCTTGACCGTATGGGTTCCAGAGTGACTTATTTTATCGCCATCTTGGGTTGGTCAGTGGCAACCCTGTTGCAAGGGTTTGCAACCGGACTATTGTCACTGATTGGTTTGCGGGCAATAACAGGCATTTTTGAAACACCGACATTTCCGGCGAATAACCGGATTGTGACCAGTTGGTTTCCTGAACAAGAGCGAGCCTCAGCGGTAGGCTTCTATACCTCCGGTCAGTTTGTGGGGCTGGCTTTCCTTACCCCGGCGCTCATTTGGATTGAGGAAATATTAAGCTGGCACTGGGTATTTATTATCACTGGCGGTATCGGAATGATCTGGTCATTTATTTGGATTAAGGTGTATCAGCCTCCACTTAAAAGTAAAGGGATCAACCAGCCAGAGCTTGATTACATCCGTAATGGGGGTGGTTTGGTGGATGGTGATGCAGCGGTAGAGAAGAAAGATCGAATATCCCTGACGAAAAAAGATTGGAAATTAATGTGTCATCGTAAATTACTGGGAGTTTATCTTGGTCAATTCTCAGTAGCATCAACATTGTGGTTTTTCTTAACTTGGTTCCCGAACTATCTGATGCAGGAAAAAGGGATCACCGCTCTTAAGGCCGGGTTTATGACCACGGTTCCTTTTCTGGCTGCGTTTGCCGGGGTGCTCTTATCAGGCTGGGTTGCGGATAAACTGGTTAAGCAAGGTTACTCTCTGGGAGTGGCGCGCAAGACACCGATTATTTGTGGTTTACTTATCTCCATCTGTATCGTGGGCGCAAATTATACGAATGAACCTATGTTGATTATGCTGTTAATGGCACTGGCATTTTTTGGTAATGGTTTTGCCTCTATTACTTGGTCACTTGTGTCTTCTTTGGCACCCGTGCATTTAATCGGGCTTACAGGTGGAATATTCAATTTCGTTGGTGGGTTAGGCGGGATCACCGTCCCGCTGGTTGTTGGCTATTTAGCACAGGGTTACGGCTTCGCACCTGCATTGGTTTATATCTCGGTTGTCGCACTGATTGGGGCACTTTCCTACATTTTTCTGGTAGGCGAAGTAAAACGTGTTAGTTAA
- a CDS encoding DUF4184 family protein, which produces MPWTFSHPAAVFPLKVLPGGRLLNLPALITGSLSPDFFYSVGLYDIATIAHHLPGWFYTAFPVCLLIFLIARLLSSPLSVLTPISFARYKKQSHKDGIIFVLSLFIGAVTHIVWDAFTHDKGFFVEQIPLLQSRVFHSITNGQGIGIYKMLQHFSSLSGLLYLTIKYWQYQKKLDLTIQKENKRKLYHLTVIGFISALLTCPVALFLSWEVSGINMSRFIFKELTLSVPVFFIILIVIALWIRYSSSKTQPVQF; this is translated from the coding sequence ATGCCATGGACATTTTCACATCCAGCCGCTGTTTTTCCTTTGAAGGTGCTTCCGGGAGGGCGGTTATTGAATTTACCTGCGCTCATTACCGGCAGTTTATCCCCTGATTTCTTTTACTCTGTTGGGTTATATGATATTGCAACGATTGCGCATCACTTACCCGGGTGGTTTTATACTGCATTTCCTGTATGTCTATTGATATTTTTAATTGCACGTCTATTGTCATCACCTTTATCTGTCCTTACCCCAATATCCTTTGCTCGTTATAAAAAACAAAGCCATAAAGACGGAATTATTTTTGTGCTGTCGTTATTTATAGGCGCTGTAACCCATATTGTCTGGGATGCATTTACACACGATAAGGGGTTCTTTGTCGAGCAAATTCCTCTACTACAGTCCCGCGTTTTTCATTCCATTACTAACGGACAGGGAATAGGTATATATAAAATGTTACAGCATTTTAGCTCATTGTCCGGACTCCTGTACCTCACGATAAAGTACTGGCAATATCAGAAAAAATTGGATCTTACTATTCAAAAAGAGAACAAAAGAAAACTTTATCATTTGACTGTTATTGGATTTATCTCAGCTCTTTTGACATGCCCTGTAGCCTTATTTTTATCCTGGGAGGTATCAGGGATAAATATGAGCAGGTTTATTTTTAAGGAACTGACGCTATCTGTACCCGTTTTTTTTATTATTCTGATCGTTATTGCTCTATGGATAAGATATTCTTCTTCGAAGACTCAACCTGTTCAATTTTAA
- a CDS encoding acyl-CoA thioester hydrolase/BAAT C-terminal domain-containing protein, whose translation MKKIPIYLIFFLISISQQAMAESPRYHLRGDDGKDIIYYLIPRGNTPSKDLLVLIQGSDCKSVINNQSMIENFGSAFPENDILLVEKSGLDSSIGKKGTEIEHSACPQAYMQNDSPSKRVKDYLTVLNQLKNKYHHIVLLGGSEGAIVTNMIASKADFITAAISINGGGRFFIDDIIHSIKRGSPAEMSDKDVNSFKVFAEEAKKRRLPAGMTVSGHGANWWYDSLSIDNQKMIQSSKIRLLVIQCMSDNNVDAAGARKMIAAINNPMVSFKTYEGLDHFFKDSDGNYHAATIIKDIKNWYQSQIKITAANSH comes from the coding sequence ATGAAAAAAATACCTATTTACCTCATATTCTTTTTAATCTCCATATCTCAACAGGCTATGGCCGAATCCCCCCGTTATCACCTGCGCGGCGATGATGGCAAAGATATTATTTACTATTTGATACCGCGAGGTAATACACCGTCCAAAGATCTGCTTGTCTTAATTCAGGGATCTGATTGTAAAAGTGTTATCAACAACCAATCAATGATAGAAAATTTTGGTAGTGCTTTTCCTGAGAATGATATTCTTCTGGTAGAAAAGTCAGGTCTTGATAGCAGTATCGGTAAAAAGGGTACTGAAATTGAACATTCGGCATGCCCACAGGCATATATGCAGAATGACTCACCATCAAAACGGGTTAAAGATTATCTCACTGTCTTAAATCAACTAAAAAACAAGTATCATCATATTGTCCTTTTGGGAGGAAGTGAAGGCGCGATTGTCACCAATATGATAGCGTCTAAAGCGGATTTTATTACAGCGGCTATTTCAATAAATGGCGGAGGGCGTTTCTTTATTGATGATATCATTCACAGTATCAAGCGTGGATCGCCAGCCGAAATGTCCGATAAAGACGTTAACAGTTTCAAGGTGTTTGCGGAAGAAGCCAAAAAAAGGCGTTTACCTGCGGGGATGACAGTGAGTGGACATGGTGCGAATTGGTGGTACGATTCATTATCTATTGATAACCAGAAAATGATCCAATCCAGTAAGATACGGCTATTGGTTATACAATGTATGAGTGATAATAATGTTGATGCTGCCGGAGCACGGAAAATGATAGCAGCAATTAATAACCCAATGGTTTCTTTTAAAACTTATGAGGGATTAGATCATTTTTTCAAGGATAGTGACGGAAACTATCATGCTGCAACCATTATTAAAGACATTAAAAATTGGTATCAATCACAAATCAAAATCACTGCCGCCAACAGTCATTAA